From the genome of Winogradskyella forsetii, one region includes:
- a CDS encoding formimidoylglutamase — MNFNFLTPVSDAVLAHNELTAQQSLGKKIKIHSRQNGIPDLDNVQMAIIGVQENRNDVNYIGAKINFDTIRKTLYTLFPGNWNTTLADLGDIEQGETVEDTYFAIRTAITVLVEKNIIPIILGGSQDLTYANYRAYDSILPMVNIVSVDTNFDLGDANLPIKNNSYVGKVIVEEPYNLFNYSTIGYQTYFNSQEEIDLIEKLYFEAYRLGEISGDINKVEPLMRDAHVVSVDLKSVRAAEVSDAQKYSPNGFSGKEICAISRYAGISNKVSSFGIYEYNVSKNDSATSMLVAQMIWYFVEGVNCRVKDDEFNNEKQYQKYNVLVEDDELIFYKSLKTGRWWIEIPFLPNVNNKLKKHTLLPCMHSDYVLATQGEIPERWYKAYRKNSF, encoded by the coding sequence ATGAATTTTAATTTTCTTACGCCTGTATCAGATGCGGTTTTGGCTCATAATGAGTTAACTGCGCAGCAATCGTTAGGGAAAAAAATTAAAATTCATTCGCGCCAAAATGGAATTCCAGATTTGGACAATGTCCAAATGGCAATTATCGGCGTTCAGGAAAATAGAAATGACGTCAATTATATAGGAGCAAAAATCAATTTCGATACCATCCGTAAAACCCTTTATACTTTATTTCCTGGCAACTGGAACACCACATTGGCAGATCTTGGTGATATTGAACAAGGCGAAACAGTAGAAGATACTTATTTTGCCATTCGTACGGCCATTACTGTTTTAGTGGAAAAAAATATCATTCCTATTATATTAGGAGGAAGTCAAGATTTAACGTACGCCAATTATCGTGCTTACGATTCTATTTTGCCTATGGTAAATATTGTAAGCGTAGATACTAATTTCGATTTAGGCGATGCCAACCTTCCTATTAAGAACAATAGTTATGTAGGAAAAGTGATTGTTGAGGAGCCCTATAACTTGTTTAATTATTCTACAATTGGTTACCAAACGTATTTTAACTCTCAAGAAGAAATAGATCTCATAGAAAAGTTGTATTTTGAGGCCTATCGTTTAGGAGAGATTTCTGGAGACATTAATAAGGTAGAACCACTAATGCGAGATGCACATGTGGTATCTGTAGATTTAAAATCGGTAAGAGCTGCTGAGGTAAGCGATGCTCAAAAGTATTCTCCAAATGGTTTTTCGGGAAAAGAAATTTGTGCCATAAGTCGATATGCAGGTATAAGTAATAAGGTGTCGTCTTTTGGTATATACGAATATAATGTGTCAAAGAACGATAGTGCAACTTCAATGCTTGTGGCGCAAATGATATGGTATTTTGTTGAAGGCGTTAATTGCCGTGTTAAAGATGACGAGTTTAACAATGAAAAACAATACCAGAAGTATAATGTATTAGTTGAAGACGATGAGTTAATATTTTATAAGAGTTTAAAAACAGGTCGCTGGTGGATTGAAATTCCTTTTTTGCCAAACGTTAATAATAAATTAAAAAAGCATACGTTATTACCATGCATGCATTCCGATTATGTGTTGGCAACACAAGGCGAAATACCAGAGCGCTGGTATAAAGCCTATCGGAAGAATAGCTTTTAA
- the topA gene encoding type I DNA topoisomerase, whose protein sequence is MSKNLVIVESPAKAKTIEKFLGKDYKVESSFGHIADLPSKELGVDVDGNFEPKYQVTKDKKDVVKKLRDLAKKADIVWLASDEDREGEAIAWHLAETLKLDKNKTKRIVFHEITKSAINKAIENPRSIDYNLVDAQQARRVLDRIVGYELSPVLWRKVKGGLSAGRVQSVSVRLIVERERDVQAFEATASYRVDAEFTNEDGNSFKAKLPKNFDSEKEALKFLNDNIGASYEVSDLQKKPAKKSPAAPFTTSTLQQEASRKLGFSVSRTMTNAQRLYEAGLITYMRTDSVNLSDEAKKGAENEIISAYGSKFSNPKNYKGKSKGAQEAHEAIRPTDFSNHTVNAERDQARLYDLIWKRAIASQMSDAKLERTNLKIQINAKNTVNEQFTANGEIITFEGFLKVYLEGTDDEDTEQEGILPDLKVGEALQNKYITATERFTRPPARFTEASLVKQLEELGIGRPSTYAPTISTIQNRNYVEKGTHEGDERKYKQLVFEDQKIKDNTLSEQTGSNKGKLVPTDIGMIVTDFLVNHFESILDYNFTAKVEDKFDDIAEGKEDWREMMKDFYKGFHPQVEDVQENAERESGERILGTDPKSGRQVSVRLGKFGPMVQVGTMEDEEKPKFASLSPDQQLNSITYEEAMDLFKLPKALGHYKDDEVEVNNGRFGPYVRFGKKFVSLPKGVDPLSVEMDEALIYIKEKEKADAPIYMYKDLEVTKGKGRFGPFIKWNNMFINVNKKYDWDNLSEEDIVTLIEEKIQKEIDKVIHNWEDEGVRVEKARWGRHNIIKGKQKVELAKTVDVSEMTLEKALDLLEKNAPKKKATKKKATKKKTTAKKKTTTKKK, encoded by the coding sequence ATGTCGAAGAATCTAGTAATTGTTGAGTCACCTGCAAAGGCTAAAACCATTGAGAAATTTTTAGGAAAGGATTATAAGGTGGAGTCCAGTTTTGGGCACATTGCCGATTTGCCATCTAAGGAATTAGGGGTAGATGTTGATGGAAATTTTGAGCCAAAGTATCAAGTGACTAAAGATAAGAAAGATGTTGTTAAAAAGCTGAGGGATTTGGCAAAGAAGGCAGACATTGTTTGGTTGGCGAGTGATGAAGATCGAGAAGGAGAAGCAATAGCTTGGCATTTAGCCGAAACATTAAAATTAGATAAGAATAAAACAAAGCGTATTGTATTCCACGAGATTACAAAATCTGCCATAAACAAAGCGATCGAAAATCCAAGAAGTATCGATTATAATTTGGTAGATGCACAACAGGCTAGACGTGTTTTAGACCGTATTGTGGGTTATGAATTGTCTCCGGTTTTATGGCGAAAAGTAAAAGGTGGTCTATCGGCTGGGCGTGTACAATCCGTTTCCGTACGTTTAATTGTAGAGCGCGAACGCGATGTACAAGCTTTTGAAGCAACGGCCTCTTACAGAGTTGATGCAGAATTTACTAATGAAGATGGTAATTCATTCAAAGCGAAACTGCCAAAGAATTTTGATTCCGAAAAAGAAGCGTTAAAATTTCTAAATGATAATATTGGCGCATCTTACGAGGTTTCAGACTTACAGAAAAAACCGGCAAAAAAGTCACCTGCGGCACCATTTACAACATCAACACTTCAACAAGAGGCGTCACGTAAACTTGGGTTTTCAGTAAGTAGAACCATGACCAATGCCCAGCGTTTGTATGAAGCTGGACTTATTACTTATATGAGAACAGATAGCGTCAACTTATCTGATGAAGCTAAAAAAGGCGCAGAGAATGAAATTATTTCTGCTTATGGTTCAAAATTTAGTAATCCAAAGAATTATAAAGGAAAATCAAAAGGTGCTCAGGAAGCTCACGAAGCGATAAGACCTACGGATTTTTCAAACCATACAGTCAATGCCGAACGCGACCAAGCCCGATTATACGATTTAATCTGGAAACGTGCGATTGCCTCTCAAATGAGTGATGCCAAATTAGAACGTACTAATCTTAAAATTCAGATTAACGCTAAAAACACCGTTAACGAGCAATTTACAGCGAATGGTGAAATCATCACTTTTGAAGGTTTTCTTAAAGTTTATTTAGAAGGGACGGATGATGAAGATACGGAACAAGAAGGCATTTTGCCAGATTTAAAAGTAGGGGAGGCACTTCAGAATAAGTATATCACGGCAACCGAACGTTTTACGCGTCCACCAGCAAGATTTACGGAAGCGTCTTTGGTAAAGCAGTTAGAAGAATTAGGCATTGGTCGTCCGTCAACATATGCACCAACAATTTCTACGATTCAGAATCGAAATTATGTAGAAAAAGGAACTCATGAAGGGGACGAAAGAAAATATAAGCAACTTGTTTTTGAGGATCAAAAAATAAAGGACAATACACTTTCTGAACAAACAGGTTCAAATAAAGGAAAATTAGTGCCTACAGATATAGGTATGATTGTAACCGACTTTTTAGTCAATCATTTTGAAAGTATTTTGGATTACAACTTTACAGCTAAAGTAGAAGATAAGTTTGATGATATTGCTGAGGGCAAGGAAGATTGGCGAGAAATGATGAAAGATTTCTACAAAGGTTTTCACCCACAGGTTGAAGATGTTCAAGAAAATGCAGAACGCGAATCTGGAGAACGAATTTTGGGCACGGATCCAAAATCGGGTCGCCAAGTGAGTGTGCGTTTAGGGAAATTTGGGCCAATGGTTCAAGTAGGAACGATGGAAGACGAAGAAAAGCCAAAGTTTGCCAGCTTGTCTCCAGATCAGCAGCTTAATTCCATTACTTACGAAGAAGCGATGGATTTATTTAAGCTTCCAAAAGCTTTAGGTCATTACAAAGATGATGAGGTGGAAGTCAATAATGGACGTTTTGGACCCTATGTACGATTTGGTAAAAAGTTTGTCTCACTGCCGAAGGGTGTCGATCCGTTAAGTGTGGAAATGGACGAAGCATTAATATATATTAAGGAGAAAGAAAAAGCGGATGCTCCTATATATATGTATAAAGATTTAGAAGTTACAAAGGGAAAAGGGCGTTTTGGACCATTTATTAAATGGAACAATATGTTCATAAACGTCAATAAAAAGTACGATTGGGATAATCTGTCTGAAGAAGACATTGTTACTTTGATTGAAGAAAAGATTCAAAAAGAAATTGACAAGGTTATTCATAATTGGGAAGACGAAGGCGTTAGAGTAGAGAAGGCAAGATGGGGAAGACACAACATTATCAAAGGCAAACAAAAAGTAGAGTTGGCCAAAACAGTTGATGTTAGTGAAATGACCTTAGAAAAAGCACTCGACTTACTCGAAAAAAATGCGCCAAAGAAAAAGGCAACAAAAAAGAAAGCCACTAAGAAGAAAACCACGGCCAAAAAGAAAACGACAACTAAAAAGAAATAA
- the miaB gene encoding tRNA (N6-isopentenyl adenosine(37)-C2)-methylthiotransferase MiaB: MEKTIDENKQGETLILDKKEGNQRKLFIESYGCAMNFSDSEIVASILSEQGFNTTKTLEEADLVLVNTCSIRDKAEQTVRKRLQQYNAVKKTNPKMKVGVLGCMAERLKTKFLEEEKIVDLVVGPDAYKDLPNLLAEVDEGRDAINVILSKEETYGDISPVRLNTNGVTAFVSITRGCDNMCTFCVVPFTRGRERSRDPQSIIEEVNDLWAKGFKEITLLGQNVDSYLWYGGGLKKDFNNASEFEKATAVNFAKLLELCAKAQPKMRIRFSTSNPQDFTLDVIETMAKYDNICKHIHLPVQSGSDRILKEMNRLHTREEYFELVDNIKRIIPECSISVDLIAGFPTETEEDHQDTLSLMEYVKYNFGYMFTYSERPGTLAGRKMEDDVPEATKKRRLSEIIAIERKYSAIKTSQHLNKTVEVLIEKASKKSDLDWSGRTSDNTVAVFPKENYKVGDFVNVHITDCTSATLIGKAVGYSKNN; encoded by the coding sequence ATGGAAAAAACGATAGACGAAAATAAACAAGGGGAAACCTTGATCTTAGATAAAAAAGAAGGCAACCAACGAAAACTCTTTATAGAAAGTTATGGTTGCGCTATGAATTTCAGCGATAGTGAAATCGTAGCTTCCATCCTTTCCGAACAAGGATTTAATACAACAAAAACCTTAGAAGAAGCAGATCTTGTTTTGGTCAATACCTGTTCTATTAGAGATAAAGCAGAGCAAACCGTTAGAAAACGATTGCAACAGTATAATGCCGTAAAAAAGACGAACCCAAAAATGAAAGTGGGTGTTTTGGGCTGTATGGCAGAACGCTTAAAAACCAAATTTCTTGAAGAAGAAAAAATTGTAGATTTAGTTGTAGGGCCAGATGCTTACAAAGATTTACCAAACCTTCTTGCCGAAGTTGATGAAGGAAGAGATGCCATCAACGTTATCTTGTCTAAAGAAGAAACTTACGGAGATATTTCTCCTGTTCGTCTCAATACTAATGGCGTTACAGCCTTCGTATCAATAACTCGTGGTTGTGATAACATGTGTACTTTTTGTGTGGTTCCGTTTACAAGAGGGCGTGAGCGTAGCAGAGATCCACAAAGTATTATTGAAGAGGTAAATGATCTTTGGGCCAAAGGGTTTAAGGAAATTACCCTTTTAGGTCAGAATGTGGATAGTTATTTATGGTATGGTGGCGGATTGAAGAAAGATTTCAACAACGCTTCAGAATTTGAGAAAGCAACTGCCGTTAATTTTGCCAAACTTTTAGAGCTATGTGCCAAAGCACAACCAAAAATGCGTATTCGGTTTTCAACATCCAATCCACAAGATTTTACTTTGGATGTTATTGAAACCATGGCGAAATATGATAATATCTGTAAACACATTCATTTACCAGTACAAAGTGGAAGTGATCGAATTCTAAAGGAAATGAATCGTCTTCATACGCGTGAAGAATATTTTGAGCTTGTCGACAATATTAAACGGATTATTCCGGAGTGTTCAATTAGTGTCGATTTAATCGCTGGTTTTCCAACTGAAACTGAAGAAGACCACCAAGACACTTTGAGTTTAATGGAATATGTGAAATACAACTTCGGTTATATGTTTACCTATTCTGAACGCCCTGGAACATTAGCTGGACGGAAAATGGAAGATGATGTGCCGGAAGCCACCAAAAAACGTCGATTGAGTGAAATTATAGCCATAGAACGAAAATATAGTGCTATTAAAACAAGCCAACATTTAAACAAAACAGTCGAAGTATTAATAGAAAAGGCCTCTAAAAAATCTGATTTGGATTGGTCGGGAAGAACTTCGGACAACACCGTTGCCGTTTTCCCAAAAGAAAATTATAAGGTTGGAGATTTTGTGAATGTTCATATTACGGATTGTACCAGTGCCACGCTTATTGGGAAAGCGGTTGGCTATTCAAAAAATAATTAA
- a CDS encoding sigma-54 interaction domain-containing protein, translating to MESIQAIKQRFGIIGNDPKLNRSIEKAIQVAPTDISVLVTGESGVGKESIPKIIHQLSHRKHGKYIAVNCGAIPEGTIDSELFGHEKGAFTGATSTRSGYFEVADGGTIFLDEVGELPLTTQVRLLRVLENGEFIKVGSSKVQKTDVRIVAATNVNMFEAIKKEKFREDLYYRLSTIEIHLPPLRERKEDIHLLFRKFASDFALKYKMPTVKLTDDAVSSLEKFRWNGNIRQLRNVAEQLSVLEQNRTISGTTLQNYLPNTGSNLPAVVNSSKSESDFSSEREILYKVLFDMKSDLNDLKKLTMKLMETGNVSDVQKDNENLIQKIYGDDKDEEFEAAVEDLEVLSIPEHSENNEPERSDAEDKYHFAEEIEEEETLSLHDKELELIKKSLERHNGKRKLAAAELGISERTLYRKIKQFDL from the coding sequence ATGGAATCCATTCAAGCCATAAAACAACGTTTCGGGATTATAGGAAATGACCCAAAACTCAATCGCTCTATAGAAAAGGCGATACAGGTTGCTCCTACTGATATTTCAGTTTTAGTTACTGGAGAAAGTGGTGTAGGTAAAGAGAGTATTCCGAAAATCATACATCAATTATCACACAGAAAACATGGTAAATATATTGCTGTCAACTGCGGTGCCATACCAGAAGGTACTATTGACAGTGAATTATTCGGCCATGAAAAAGGGGCATTTACAGGTGCAACTTCTACACGTTCGGGCTATTTTGAAGTCGCAGATGGTGGTACCATTTTTTTAGATGAAGTCGGCGAATTACCATTAACCACTCAAGTACGTTTACTACGTGTTTTGGAAAATGGTGAATTTATAAAAGTAGGTTCTAGTAAGGTACAAAAAACAGATGTACGGATTGTAGCCGCTACAAACGTCAACATGTTTGAAGCCATTAAAAAAGAAAAATTCAGGGAAGATTTATATTATAGATTAAGTACTATCGAAATCCATTTACCGCCACTCAGGGAGCGCAAAGAGGACATCCATTTATTGTTCCGAAAATTTGCCAGTGATTTTGCCTTGAAGTATAAAATGCCAACGGTTAAGTTAACGGACGATGCGGTTAGCTCACTCGAAAAATTTAGATGGAACGGTAATATACGTCAGTTACGGAATGTTGCCGAACAACTTTCTGTTTTAGAACAAAACAGAACCATAAGTGGCACAACACTTCAAAATTACCTACCAAATACAGGTAGTAATTTGCCTGCAGTGGTCAACAGTTCTAAATCTGAAAGCGATTTTAGTAGTGAGCGTGAGATTTTATATAAGGTTTTATTTGACATGAAGAGCGATTTGAATGATCTTAAAAAATTGACTATGAAGCTCATGGAGACAGGAAATGTTTCAGATGTTCAAAAAGATAACGAGAATTTAATCCAAAAAATCTACGGTGATGATAAGGACGAAGAATTTGAAGCAGCTGTAGAAGATCTTGAAGTTTTATCGATACCCGAACATTCAGAAAACAATGAACCTGAGAGATCAGATGCAGAAGATAAATATCATTTTGCTGAAGAAATAGAAGAAGAGGAAACCCTATCTTTACATGATAAAGAATTAGAGTTGATTAAAAAATCGCTGGAACGGCACAACGGAAAGCGTAAATTAGCAGCTGCAGAACTTGGTATCAGTGAACGTACTTTATATAGAAAAATCAAACAATTCGATCTTTAA
- a CDS encoding LptE family protein, producing the protein MKTLKYILIGFICLTSFACKVNYSFTGITETPDTFQVNFFENNADLVEPGLDRLFTNALQDRILNQTSAQLVNTGGEVIYEGEIVEYRISPMTATAENTAAENRLTMSVNVRYINTQDEEKDLEQRFSFFYDYPANAQLNGSIKDTAFEEILERLTQDILNATLADW; encoded by the coding sequence TTGAAAACTTTGAAATACATACTAATTGGCTTCATTTGCCTTACAAGTTTTGCTTGTAAAGTCAATTATTCGTTTACAGGGATCACAGAAACACCAGATACGTTTCAAGTCAATTTCTTTGAAAATAATGCCGATTTGGTAGAACCAGGATTGGATCGTTTATTTACCAATGCACTTCAGGACCGTATACTAAACCAAACAAGTGCGCAATTGGTCAACACCGGAGGCGAGGTCATTTATGAAGGTGAAATTGTTGAATACCGCATTTCCCCAATGACCGCTACGGCAGAAAACACAGCGGCAGAAAACAGATTGACCATGAGTGTCAATGTGCGCTATATTAATACTCAGGATGAAGAAAAAGATTTGGAGCAACGTTTTTCCTTCTTTTATGATTATCCTGCAAACGCACAGCTTAATGGGAGTATAAAAGATACGGCCTTTGAAGAAATTTTAGAACGTCTCACACAAGACATCCTTAATGCCACACTAGCCGATTGGTAA
- the secG gene encoding preprotein translocase subunit SecG translates to MSAFTIFLILIVIVAFLLVVVVMVQNPKGGGLSSSFGGGGTQQMGGVKKTGDFLDKSTWFLATALIVLILASNLTISSGGNTESKAYDADDATEMPAPVAPATDDTSTTDGTSE, encoded by the coding sequence ATGAGTGCATTTACAATATTTTTGATACTAATCGTAATCGTTGCCTTTTTACTAGTCGTAGTAGTTATGGTTCAGAATCCTAAAGGAGGCGGGTTATCATCATCTTTTGGTGGTGGCGGCACACAACAAATGGGTGGTGTAAAGAAAACAGGAGACTTTTTAGATAAGAGTACTTGGTTTTTAGCCACGGCCTTGATCGTTTTAATCTTAGCATCCAACTTAACCATTAGTTCTGGTGGAAATACAGAATCGAAAGCTTACGATGCTGATGACGCAACAGAAATGCCAGCTCCAGTAGCACCAGCAACTGACGACACCTCAACAACAGACGGTACATCCGAATAA
- a CDS encoding co-chaperone GroES has translation MGLNIKPLADRVLVEPMEAETKTASGIIIPDNAKEKPQRGTVVAAGKGTKDDPITVKVGDTVLYGKYGGTELKLDGKDYLMMRESDILAII, from the coding sequence ATGGGCTTAAACATTAAACCATTAGCAGACCGTGTTCTTGTAGAACCAATGGAAGCTGAAACTAAAACTGCCTCTGGTATTATTATTCCAGATAATGCAAAAGAAAAACCACAAAGAGGAACTGTAGTGGCCGCAGGTAAAGGTACTAAAGACGATCCTATTACTGTAAAAGTTGGTGATACCGTACTTTATGGAAAATATGGTGGCACTGAACTCAAACTAGACGGTAAAGATTATCTGATGATGCGCGAGAGCGATATTCTGGCGATTATTTAA
- the groL gene encoding chaperonin GroEL (60 kDa chaperone family; promotes refolding of misfolded polypeptides especially under stressful conditions; forms two stacked rings of heptamers to form a barrel-shaped 14mer; ends can be capped by GroES; misfolded proteins enter the barrel where they are refolded when GroES binds) encodes MAKDIKFDIEARDGLKRGVDALANAVKVTLGPKGRNVIIGKSFGAPQVTKDGVSVAKEIELENELENMGAQMVKEVASKTNDLAGDGTTTATVLAQAIVKEGLKNVAAGANPMDLKRGIDKAVEAIVKDLDKQSKKVGSDSDKIKQVAAISANNDDTIGELIAKAFGKVGKEGVITVEEAKGMETYVDVVEGMQFDRGYLSPYFVTDSDKMIADLENPYILLFDKKISNLQEILPILEPVAQSGRPLLIIAEDVEGQALATLVVNKLRGGLKIAAVKAPGFGDRRKAMLEDIAILTGGVVISEERGFSLENADLSMLGTAETVTIDKDNTTIVNGAGKASDIKARVNQIKAQIETTTSDYDKEKLQERLAKLAGGVAVLYVGAASEVEMKEKKDRVDDALHATRAAVEEGIVAGGGVAFVRAKKVLEKLTTENLDETTGVQIVNKAIEAPLRTIVENAGGEGSVVINKVLEGKKDFGYDAKTETYVDMLKAGIIDPKKVTRIALENAASVAGMILTTECALVDIKEDAPAMPMGGGGMPGMM; translated from the coding sequence ATGGCAAAAGATATAAAATTCGATATTGAAGCACGCGACGGCCTTAAACGTGGTGTTGATGCTTTAGCAAACGCAGTAAAAGTAACGTTGGGACCTAAAGGTCGTAATGTCATTATAGGAAAATCATTTGGTGCACCTCAAGTCACTAAAGATGGTGTTTCTGTAGCAAAAGAAATTGAGCTTGAAAACGAGCTTGAAAATATGGGAGCCCAAATGGTAAAAGAAGTGGCTTCTAAAACCAATGATCTAGCTGGTGACGGTACAACAACTGCTACCGTTTTAGCACAAGCAATCGTAAAAGAAGGCTTAAAAAACGTAGCTGCTGGTGCAAATCCTATGGATTTAAAACGTGGTATTGACAAAGCGGTTGAAGCGATTGTTAAAGATTTGGATAAGCAATCTAAAAAAGTAGGTAGCGATTCTGATAAGATTAAGCAAGTTGCTGCAATTTCAGCAAACAATGATGATACTATTGGCGAATTAATAGCTAAAGCATTCGGCAAAGTTGGTAAAGAAGGCGTGATTACTGTTGAAGAAGCCAAAGGCATGGAAACTTACGTTGACGTGGTGGAAGGTATGCAGTTTGACAGAGGCTATTTGTCACCTTATTTCGTTACCGATTCTGATAAAATGATTGCTGACTTAGAAAATCCATACATCTTATTGTTCGATAAGAAAATTTCTAACTTACAGGAAATTCTTCCAATTTTAGAGCCCGTTGCACAATCTGGTCGCCCTTTATTAATCATCGCTGAAGATGTGGAAGGACAAGCTCTAGCAACTTTAGTAGTGAACAAGTTACGCGGAGGCCTTAAAATTGCTGCTGTAAAAGCACCTGGATTTGGAGACCGACGTAAAGCTATGTTAGAAGACATCGCTATCTTAACAGGAGGCGTTGTTATTTCTGAAGAAAGAGGATTCTCTCTTGAGAATGCTGACTTATCCATGTTGGGAACTGCCGAAACGGTAACAATTGACAAAGACAACACAACCATTGTAAATGGTGCCGGAAAAGCTTCGGACATTAAAGCTAGAGTGAACCAAATTAAAGCTCAGATAGAAACGACTACTTCTGATTATGATAAAGAAAAACTTCAAGAGCGTCTGGCAAAATTAGCTGGAGGTGTTGCTGTACTTTATGTGGGTGCTGCTTCTGAAGTAGAAATGAAAGAAAAGAAAGACCGTGTTGATGATGCTTTACATGCAACCAGAGCTGCAGTAGAAGAAGGTATTGTTGCTGGTGGAGGCGTTGCTTTTGTGAGAGCAAAGAAAGTTTTAGAGAAGCTAACTACTGAAAACCTCGATGAAACGACTGGTGTACAAATCGTGAATAAAGCGATTGAGGCTCCATTAAGAACCATCGTAGAAAATGCTGGTGGTGAAGGTTCTGTGGTTATTAACAAAGTATTGGAAGGCAAAAAAGACTTCGGTTACGATGCTAAAACTGAAACTTACGTTGATATGCTAAAAGCAGGTATCATCGATCCTAAGAAAGTGACACGTATCGCCTTAGAAAATGCTGCTTCTGTAGCTGGTATGATCTTAACAACTGAATGTGCTTTAGTTGATATTAAAGAGGATGCACCAGCCATGCCAATGGGTGGCGGCGGAATGCCAGGAATGATGTAG
- a CDS encoding DUF6090 family protein — translation MAKTTWKYTLREIIIVIIGISIAFSMNKCAENAKDNNLKQQYLINLKSDVEADKIQLRKNIEAINNKLNACANIIPLLNSGKKQDMRLMQDVFTVLEYKNFSPKNITYKTLINSGDLKLIEDFELKTAIQQHYSNYEELQDAYVRHLSIIQDYLGNYLVNNADYDQIQNGNSPFLDEIKLKNIVRALLTTFDDKKDASQIGMESCDSLIKVINSALD, via the coding sequence ATGGCAAAAACAACTTGGAAGTACACTTTAAGAGAAATTATTATTGTGATTATTGGTATATCTATTGCTTTTAGCATGAATAAATGTGCTGAAAATGCTAAGGACAATAATTTAAAACAGCAATATCTTATTAATCTTAAAAGTGATGTAGAAGCTGACAAAATACAGCTTAGAAAAAATATTGAAGCTATTAATAACAAACTAAACGCTTGTGCTAACATCATTCCACTGTTAAACTCAGGTAAAAAACAGGACATGCGACTTATGCAAGATGTGTTCACGGTTTTAGAATATAAAAATTTTAGTCCAAAAAATATTACTTACAAAACCTTAATCAATTCTGGAGACTTAAAACTTATTGAAGATTTTGAACTTAAAACTGCCATTCAACAGCACTACTCCAACTATGAGGAATTGCAGGATGCTTATGTCAGACACTTGAGTATTATACAAGATTATTTGGGCAATTATTTGGTAAACAATGCCGATTATGACCAAATCCAAAATGGAAATTCCCCGTTTTTGGATGAGATAAAACTGAAAAATATTGTAAGAGCATTGCTTACCACTTTTGATGATAAGAAAGATGCTAGCCAAATTGGTATGGAAAGTTGTGATTCACTTATCAAAGTGATTAATTCTGCTTTAGACTAA
- a CDS encoding heavy-metal-associated domain-containing protein, whose amino-acid sequence MKRIIIILTVLLTTVTFAQNKNAKASIEVDGVCGMCKERIEKAAIRTKGVKSAVWNVDTHELKLIFDERKTDVKSISESIAAVGHDTKEIKATEEQYNSVHPCCKYRDEDVQTITKKKKETENKFICLN is encoded by the coding sequence ATGAAACGTATAATTATAATATTAACCGTATTACTGACTACAGTAACATTTGCACAAAACAAAAATGCAAAAGCAAGTATCGAAGTTGATGGTGTTTGCGGTATGTGCAAAGAGCGCATAGAAAAAGCAGCCATTAGAACCAAAGGCGTAAAATCTGCGGTTTGGAATGTGGATACGCACGAGTTAAAACTCATTTTTGATGAACGTAAAACGGATGTAAAATCTATTTCTGAAAGTATTGCAGCAGTTGGTCATGATACTAAAGAGATCAAAGCCACAGAAGAACAATATAACTCCGTGCATCCTTGTTGCAAGTATCGTGATGAAGACGTTCAGACGATCACAAAAAAGAAAAAGGAGACGGAAAATAAATTTATATGCCTGAATTAA